Proteins encoded by one window of Lathyrus oleraceus cultivar Zhongwan6 chromosome 1, CAAS_Psat_ZW6_1.0, whole genome shotgun sequence:
- the LOC127084943 gene encoding autophagy-related protein 18a, with amino-acid sequence MSHTSQTLMPLDSEEPPSSTPIPSPPNPSPNSTSTALHISFNQDSGCFAVGTDQGFRIYNCDPFREIFRRDFGHGGGIGLVHMLFRCNILAFVGGGSDPRYPADRVMIWDDHQSRCIGELSFRSEVKGIRLRRDRIVVVLGHKIFVYNFSDLKVLHQIETIANPKGLCEVSHHLETMVLACPGLQKGQIRVEHYASKRTKFILAHDSRIACFNITQDGLLLATASSKGTLIRIFNTLDGSLLQEVRRGADRAEIYSLAFSPTAQWLAVSSDKGTVHVFNLKVDSGLLGHERSYTTSESSPISPSAALSLSFIRGVLPKYFSSEWSVAQFRLQEGLQYNVAFGHQKNTIVILGMDGSFYRCQFDSAAGGEMTQLEYYNFLKPEETF; translated from the exons ATGTCTCATACCTCTCAAACCCTAATGCCTCTTGATTCCGAAGAACCACCTTCGTCAACCCCAATTCCCTCTCCCCCTAATCCATCCCCAAATTCTACTTCCACCGCTCTTCATATCTCCTTCAACCAAGACTCCGGTTGTTTCGCCGTTGGCACCGATCAAGGCTTCCGAATCTATAATTGTGACCCCTTTCGTGAAATATTCCGACGTGATTTCGGTCACGGCGGAGGAATCGGTTTGGTTCACATGTTGTTTCGATGCAATATTCTTGCTTTCGTTGGCGGGGGATCGGACCCTCGGTATCCGGCTGATAGGGTGATGATCTGGGATGATCATCAGTCGCGGTGTATTGGAGAGTTGTCGTTTCGATCGGAGGTGAAAGGTATTCGTCTGAGGAGGGATAGAATTGTTGTTGTTTTGGGGCATAAGATTTTTGTTTATAATTTCTCTGATCTTAAGGTTCTTCATCAAATTGAGACTATTGCGAACCCTAAGGGTCTCTGTGAGGTTTCACATCATTTGGAAACTATGGTGTTGGCTTGTCCTGGGTTGCAAAAAGGTCAGATTAGGGTTGAACATTATGCTTCCAAGAGAACCAAGTTCATCCTGGCACATGATTCTAGAATTGCTTGTTTCAATATAACCCAAGATGGACTTTTACTTGCTACTGCAAGCTCCAAGGGGACTCTCATTAGGATTTTCAATACCTTGGACGGTTCTTTGCTCCAAGAG GTACGAAGAGGTGCTGACCGAGCTGAGATATATAGCCTTGCCTTTTCTCCCACGGCTCAGTGGTTAGCTGTCTCGAGTGACAAGGGAACTGTTCATGTATTCAACCTGAAGGTTGATTCGGGATTGTTGGGGCACGAGAGATCATATACTACATCTGAGTCTAGTCCTATTAGTCCATCGGCAGCTTTGTCTCTCTCATTTATTAGAG GTGTATTGCCTAAGTATTTTAGCTCAGAATGGTCCGTGGCTCAATTTCGCTTGCAAGAAGGTTTACAGTATAATGTTGCCTTTGGCCATCAGAAAAATACAATTGTAATACTCGGCATGGATGGCAG TTTCTATCGGTGTCAGTTTGATTCTGCAGCCGGTGGGGAGATGACACAACTTGAATATTACAATTTCCTAAAGCCAGAAGAGACATTCTAG
- the LOC127084952 gene encoding 7-deoxyloganetin glucosyltransferase produces MSLLGETMKPHALVIPFPIQGHINPFLKLAKILHSKGFYITFLNTEFNHKRLLKSRASDDLLNGLSDFKFETIPDGLPPTNNMDSTQSIPDLCESTSKHCLVPLCELISKLNDPPVTCLISDGIMSFSIQASQQFGLPNVLFWAHSACGFMGFKECRNLMEKGITPLQDASYLTNGHLDTIIDWIPGMKNITLRDLPGIYRTTQPNDSLLNFVAEQIETASKASAIILPTFDALESNVLNELSTMFPKLYTIGPLELFLDKISENNEFESIKCNLWKEESECLKWLDAQEPNSVMYVNFGSVIVMKYNQLVELAWGISNSKKKFLWVIRPDIVKGGSERLLVPQEIMEETKDRGLMVGWCPQEKVLKHKAVGGFLSHCGWNSTIESICNGVPLICCPYFNDQFTNCKYICSEWKFGMVMDSENVTRDEVEKVVVELLDGEKGKEMKRKAIEWKKMAEEATDFGGSSCLNLEKMVSEVLLFKS; encoded by the exons ATGAGTTTACTAGGTGAAACCATGAAGCCACATGCTCTTGTTATTCCATTTCCAATACAAGGTCACATAAATCCATTTCTCAAACTAGCAAAGATCCTTCACAGCAAAGGCTTCTACATAACATTTCTCAACACTGAATTCAACCACAAACGTTTGCTCAAATCAAGAGCCTCTGATGATCTTCTCAATGGTTTGTCAGATTTCAAATTTGAGACCATACCAGATGGTCTCCCTCCCACAAACAACATGGATTCGACTCAAAGCATTCCGGATCTTTGTGAGTCTACAAGTAAACACTGTTTGGTACCATTGTGTGAACTTATATCAAAACTCAATGATCCTCCAGTTACTTGCTTAATCTCTGATGGTATCATGTCTTTTAGTATTCAAGCTTCTCAACAATTTGGGTTGCCTAATGTTCTCTTTTGGGCTCATAGTGCTTGTGGTTTCATGGGATTCAAAGAATGCAGGAATCTCATGGAAAAAGGCATAACACCACTTCAAG ATGCAAGTTATCTGACAAATGGGCATTTAGACACCATCATAGACTGGATCCCTGGCATGAAGAATATTACATTAAGAGACCTTCCTGGTATATATCGTACAACACAACCAAATGATTCACTTTTGAACTTTGTGGCTGAACAAATTGAAACAGCTTCAAAAGCTTCTGCTATTATTCTACCAACTTTTGATGCATTAGAATCTAATGTTCTGAATGAACTCTCTACAATGTTTCCTAAACTCTACACAATAGGCCCTCTTGAGTTATTCCTTGATAAAATTTCAGAGAACAATGAGTTTGAATCTATTAAATGTAATTTGTGGAAAGAAGAAAGTGAGTGTCTCAAATGGCTTGACGCGCAAGAACCAAATTCCGTTATGTATGTGAATTTTGGTAGTGTTATAGTTATGAAGTATAATCAACTTGTTGAATTGGCTTGGGGAATTTCAAATAGCAAGAAGAAATTCTTGTGGGTGATTAGGCCTGATATAGTTAAAGGTGGAAGTGAAAGATTACTTGTGCCACAAGAAATTATGGAAGAAACAAAAGATAGAGGACTTATGGTAGGTTGGTGTCCACAAGAGAAGGTTCTAAAGCACAAAGCAGTGGGAGGATTTTTGAGTCATTGTGGATGGAATTCAACAATTGAAAGTATATGCAATGGTGTGCCTTTGATTTGTTGTCCATATTTCAATGATCAATTTACCAATTGCAAGTATATTTGTAGTGAATGGAAATTTGGAATGGTGATGGATAGTGAGAATGTGACAAGAGATGAAGTTGAGAAGGTTGTGGTAGAGTTGTTAGATGGTGAAAAGGGTAAGGAGATGAAAAGAAAAGCAATTGAGTGGAAGAAAATGGCAGAAGAAGCAACTGATTTTGGTGGTTCATCTTGTTTGAATTTGGAAAAAATGGTAAGTGAAGTGTTGTTATTCAAGAGTTAA
- the LOC127084957 gene encoding phosphatidylserine decarboxylase proenzyme 2 isoform X2 produces MGHEHSKLSSSSESEGKGSRLDRFKHRLHFRRKTVSDTSAHSSTQKLLSANNFTGIALFALLRAEMQFKDKWIACLSLGEQTFRTKCSQNTDKPVWNSEKKLLLEQNGPHIARVSIFETNKLSSNTLVGYLEIDLLEFLTKDSDSDIEIFNVLDPSVPGKVVGNISISCSVEDPIETEKGFVRRILSIVDYNEDGMLSFSEFSDLIDAFGNQLATSKKEELFKAADKNGDDAVSMDELASLLAFQQEKEPLLNCCPVCGEVLQISDPLNSMIHLTLCFDEGTGNQVMAGGFLTDKQASYGWFFKLSEWAHFSSYDVGIRSGSSSSHILVYDRKSQRLVEELIDKKIVLSMRAIYQSKIGLGLMDIGVKELLQSISEKQGAKMDSLESAADIPKFIESYKGQINLAEVKYPLEHFKTFNEFFIRELKPGSRPIASAEHDNTAVCAADCRLMAFKSVDDSTRFWIKGRKFSVQGLLGKELCSSAFVDGTLVIFRLAPQDYHRFHSPVSGIVEQFVNIPGCLFTVNPIAVNSKYCNVFTENKRVVSIIETVDFGKVAFVAIGATMVGSITFTKTHGDYVKKGDEFGHFSFGGSTVICVFEKDSIAIDEDLLSNSARSLETLVTMGMRLGVSTRNLS; encoded by the exons ATGGGTCACGAACACTCCAAATTGTCGTCGTCGTCGGAATCGGAGGGAAAAGGATCGCGTCTTGATCGATTCAAACACCGTCTTCACTTCCGCCGCAAAACTGTTTCTGATACTAGCGCTCATTCCTCCACTCAAAAACTCCTCTCCGCCAACAATTTCACCGGAATCGCTCTCTTCGCCCTCCTCCGC GCGGAGATGCAGTTCAAGGACAAATGGATCGCGTGCCTTTCACTTGGAGAACAAACTTTTCGTACCAAGTGTTCTCAAAA TACAGATAAACCGGTTTGGAATTCT GAAAAGAAACTTTTATTGGAACAGAACGGGCCTCATATTGCAAGAGTTTCTATCTTTGAG ACCAACAAACTGTCCAGCAATACTCTTGTTGGATACTTGGAGATTGATCTGCTTGAGTTTCTGACCAAG GATTCTGATTCTGACATTGAAATATTCAACGTTTTAGATCCATCGGTCCCTGGAAAAGTGGTTGGTAATATCTCCATTTCATGCTCTGTTGAG GATCCAATTGAAACAGAAAAAGGCTTTGTTAGACGCATTTTATCCATCGTG GACTACAATGAAGATGGGATGCTTTCGTTTTCTGAATTTTCTGACCTGATTGATGCTTTTGGCAATCAATTAGCAACCAGCAAG AAAGAGGAGCTGTTCAAAGCAGCTGACAAGAATGGAGATGATGCTGTGAGCATGGATGAACTGGCTTCTCTTCTTGCTTTTCAACAAGAAAA GGAGCCACTGTTGAATTGCTGCCCTGTTTGTGGTGAGGTTCTTCAGATTTCTGATCCGTTGAACAGCATGATCCACTTAACTCTTTGTTTCGACGAAGGGACGGGAAACCAGGTGATGGCTGGAGGATTCTTGACAGATAAGCAAGCTTCATATGG CTGGTTCTTCAAGTTGAGTGAATGGGCCCATTTCTCATCCTATGATGTCGGTATTCGATCTGGATCAAGTTCTTCCCATATTCTG GTGTATGATCGGAAGTCTCAGAGGCTTGTCGAAGAATTAATTGACAAAAAGATTGTTTTGTCAATGAGGGCTATTTATCAGTCAAAAATAGGTCTTGGTCTAATGGACATAG GGGTGAAGGAGCTGCTGCAAAGCATTTCTGAAAAGCAGGGAGCAAAAATGGATTCACTTGAATCGGCTGCTGATATACCGAAATTTATTGAATCTTATAAG GGTCAAATCAATTTGGCTGAAGTCAAGTATCCACTGGAACACTTTAAG ACATTCAATGAATTTTTCATTAGAGAGTTAAAGCCTGGTTCAAGACCAATTGCTTCTGCTGAACATGACAACACTGCTGTATGTGCGGCCGATTGTCGTCTAATGGCATTTAAATCAGTTGATGATAGTACAAGATTTTGGATTAAG GGTCGAAAGTTTTCAGTTCAAGGCCTTCTGGGGAAAGAATTGTGTTCCAGTGCTTTTGTTGATGGAACACTTGTGATTTTCCGTCTGGCACCACAG GATTATCACCGTTTCCATTCGCCAGTGTCAGGAATTGTTGAGCAGTTTGTTAATATCCCTGGATGCCTGTTTACC GTCAATCCCATTGCTGTAAATAGCAAGTACTGTAATGTCTTCACAGAGAATAAGCGAGTTGTTTCAATAATTGAAACAGTAGATTTTGGAAAG GTGGCATTTGTTGCAATAGGAGCTACAATGGTTGGTAGCATTACTTTCACAAAGACACATGGCGACTATGTCAAGAAGGGAGACGAG TTTGGACATTTCTCTTTTGGTGGAAGCACTGTAATTTGTGTTTTTGAAAAG GATTCAATTGCAATTGATGAAGACCTTCTATCAAATAGCGCCAGATCACTGGAGACTTTGGTTACTATGGGGATGAGATTGGGTGTCTCCACGAGGAATCTGTCTTAA
- the LOC127084957 gene encoding phosphatidylserine decarboxylase proenzyme 2 isoform X1 has translation MGHEHSKLSSSSESEGKGSRLDRFKHRLHFRRKTVSDTSAHSSTQKLLSANNFTGIALFALLRAEMQFKDKWIACLSLGEQTFRTKCSQNTDKPVWNSEKKLLLEQNGPHIARVSIFETNKLSSNTLVGYLEIDLLEFLTKDSDSDIEIFNVLDPSVPGKVVGNISISCSVEDPIETEKGFVRRILSIVDYNEDGMLSFSEFSDLIDAFGNQLATSKKEELFKAADKNGDDAVSMDELASLLAFQQENREPLLNCCPVCGEVLQISDPLNSMIHLTLCFDEGTGNQVMAGGFLTDKQASYGWFFKLSEWAHFSSYDVGIRSGSSSSHILVYDRKSQRLVEELIDKKIVLSMRAIYQSKIGLGLMDIGVKELLQSISEKQGAKMDSLESAADIPKFIESYKGQINLAEVKYPLEHFKTFNEFFIRELKPGSRPIASAEHDNTAVCAADCRLMAFKSVDDSTRFWIKGRKFSVQGLLGKELCSSAFVDGTLVIFRLAPQDYHRFHSPVSGIVEQFVNIPGCLFTVNPIAVNSKYCNVFTENKRVVSIIETVDFGKVAFVAIGATMVGSITFTKTHGDYVKKGDEFGHFSFGGSTVICVFEKDSIAIDEDLLSNSARSLETLVTMGMRLGVSTRNLS, from the exons ATGGGTCACGAACACTCCAAATTGTCGTCGTCGTCGGAATCGGAGGGAAAAGGATCGCGTCTTGATCGATTCAAACACCGTCTTCACTTCCGCCGCAAAACTGTTTCTGATACTAGCGCTCATTCCTCCACTCAAAAACTCCTCTCCGCCAACAATTTCACCGGAATCGCTCTCTTCGCCCTCCTCCGC GCGGAGATGCAGTTCAAGGACAAATGGATCGCGTGCCTTTCACTTGGAGAACAAACTTTTCGTACCAAGTGTTCTCAAAA TACAGATAAACCGGTTTGGAATTCT GAAAAGAAACTTTTATTGGAACAGAACGGGCCTCATATTGCAAGAGTTTCTATCTTTGAG ACCAACAAACTGTCCAGCAATACTCTTGTTGGATACTTGGAGATTGATCTGCTTGAGTTTCTGACCAAG GATTCTGATTCTGACATTGAAATATTCAACGTTTTAGATCCATCGGTCCCTGGAAAAGTGGTTGGTAATATCTCCATTTCATGCTCTGTTGAG GATCCAATTGAAACAGAAAAAGGCTTTGTTAGACGCATTTTATCCATCGTG GACTACAATGAAGATGGGATGCTTTCGTTTTCTGAATTTTCTGACCTGATTGATGCTTTTGGCAATCAATTAGCAACCAGCAAG AAAGAGGAGCTGTTCAAAGCAGCTGACAAGAATGGAGATGATGCTGTGAGCATGGATGAACTGGCTTCTCTTCTTGCTTTTCAACAAGAAAA CAGGGAGCCACTGTTGAATTGCTGCCCTGTTTGTGGTGAGGTTCTTCAGATTTCTGATCCGTTGAACAGCATGATCCACTTAACTCTTTGTTTCGACGAAGGGACGGGAAACCAGGTGATGGCTGGAGGATTCTTGACAGATAAGCAAGCTTCATATGG CTGGTTCTTCAAGTTGAGTGAATGGGCCCATTTCTCATCCTATGATGTCGGTATTCGATCTGGATCAAGTTCTTCCCATATTCTG GTGTATGATCGGAAGTCTCAGAGGCTTGTCGAAGAATTAATTGACAAAAAGATTGTTTTGTCAATGAGGGCTATTTATCAGTCAAAAATAGGTCTTGGTCTAATGGACATAG GGGTGAAGGAGCTGCTGCAAAGCATTTCTGAAAAGCAGGGAGCAAAAATGGATTCACTTGAATCGGCTGCTGATATACCGAAATTTATTGAATCTTATAAG GGTCAAATCAATTTGGCTGAAGTCAAGTATCCACTGGAACACTTTAAG ACATTCAATGAATTTTTCATTAGAGAGTTAAAGCCTGGTTCAAGACCAATTGCTTCTGCTGAACATGACAACACTGCTGTATGTGCGGCCGATTGTCGTCTAATGGCATTTAAATCAGTTGATGATAGTACAAGATTTTGGATTAAG GGTCGAAAGTTTTCAGTTCAAGGCCTTCTGGGGAAAGAATTGTGTTCCAGTGCTTTTGTTGATGGAACACTTGTGATTTTCCGTCTGGCACCACAG GATTATCACCGTTTCCATTCGCCAGTGTCAGGAATTGTTGAGCAGTTTGTTAATATCCCTGGATGCCTGTTTACC GTCAATCCCATTGCTGTAAATAGCAAGTACTGTAATGTCTTCACAGAGAATAAGCGAGTTGTTTCAATAATTGAAACAGTAGATTTTGGAAAG GTGGCATTTGTTGCAATAGGAGCTACAATGGTTGGTAGCATTACTTTCACAAAGACACATGGCGACTATGTCAAGAAGGGAGACGAG TTTGGACATTTCTCTTTTGGTGGAAGCACTGTAATTTGTGTTTTTGAAAAG GATTCAATTGCAATTGATGAAGACCTTCTATCAAATAGCGCCAGATCACTGGAGACTTTGGTTACTATGGGGATGAGATTGGGTGTCTCCACGAGGAATCTGTCTTAA
- the LOC127084957 gene encoding phosphatidylserine decarboxylase proenzyme 2 isoform X3 → MDRVPFTWRTNFSYQVFSKEKKLLLEQNGPHIARVSIFETNKLSSNTLVGYLEIDLLEFLTKDSDSDIEIFNVLDPSVPGKVVGNISISCSVEDPIETEKGFVRRILSIVDYNEDGMLSFSEFSDLIDAFGNQLATSKKEELFKAADKNGDDAVSMDELASLLAFQQENREPLLNCCPVCGEVLQISDPLNSMIHLTLCFDEGTGNQVMAGGFLTDKQASYGWFFKLSEWAHFSSYDVGIRSGSSSSHILVYDRKSQRLVEELIDKKIVLSMRAIYQSKIGLGLMDIGVKELLQSISEKQGAKMDSLESAADIPKFIESYKGQINLAEVKYPLEHFKTFNEFFIRELKPGSRPIASAEHDNTAVCAADCRLMAFKSVDDSTRFWIKGRKFSVQGLLGKELCSSAFVDGTLVIFRLAPQDYHRFHSPVSGIVEQFVNIPGCLFTVNPIAVNSKYCNVFTENKRVVSIIETVDFGKVAFVAIGATMVGSITFTKTHGDYVKKGDEFGHFSFGGSTVICVFEKDSIAIDEDLLSNSARSLETLVTMGMRLGVSTRNLS, encoded by the exons ATGGATCGCGTGCCTTTCACTTGGAGAACAAACTTTTCGTACCAAGTGTTCTCAAAA GAAAAGAAACTTTTATTGGAACAGAACGGGCCTCATATTGCAAGAGTTTCTATCTTTGAG ACCAACAAACTGTCCAGCAATACTCTTGTTGGATACTTGGAGATTGATCTGCTTGAGTTTCTGACCAAG GATTCTGATTCTGACATTGAAATATTCAACGTTTTAGATCCATCGGTCCCTGGAAAAGTGGTTGGTAATATCTCCATTTCATGCTCTGTTGAG GATCCAATTGAAACAGAAAAAGGCTTTGTTAGACGCATTTTATCCATCGTG GACTACAATGAAGATGGGATGCTTTCGTTTTCTGAATTTTCTGACCTGATTGATGCTTTTGGCAATCAATTAGCAACCAGCAAG AAAGAGGAGCTGTTCAAAGCAGCTGACAAGAATGGAGATGATGCTGTGAGCATGGATGAACTGGCTTCTCTTCTTGCTTTTCAACAAGAAAA CAGGGAGCCACTGTTGAATTGCTGCCCTGTTTGTGGTGAGGTTCTTCAGATTTCTGATCCGTTGAACAGCATGATCCACTTAACTCTTTGTTTCGACGAAGGGACGGGAAACCAGGTGATGGCTGGAGGATTCTTGACAGATAAGCAAGCTTCATATGG CTGGTTCTTCAAGTTGAGTGAATGGGCCCATTTCTCATCCTATGATGTCGGTATTCGATCTGGATCAAGTTCTTCCCATATTCTG GTGTATGATCGGAAGTCTCAGAGGCTTGTCGAAGAATTAATTGACAAAAAGATTGTTTTGTCAATGAGGGCTATTTATCAGTCAAAAATAGGTCTTGGTCTAATGGACATAG GGGTGAAGGAGCTGCTGCAAAGCATTTCTGAAAAGCAGGGAGCAAAAATGGATTCACTTGAATCGGCTGCTGATATACCGAAATTTATTGAATCTTATAAG GGTCAAATCAATTTGGCTGAAGTCAAGTATCCACTGGAACACTTTAAG ACATTCAATGAATTTTTCATTAGAGAGTTAAAGCCTGGTTCAAGACCAATTGCTTCTGCTGAACATGACAACACTGCTGTATGTGCGGCCGATTGTCGTCTAATGGCATTTAAATCAGTTGATGATAGTACAAGATTTTGGATTAAG GGTCGAAAGTTTTCAGTTCAAGGCCTTCTGGGGAAAGAATTGTGTTCCAGTGCTTTTGTTGATGGAACACTTGTGATTTTCCGTCTGGCACCACAG GATTATCACCGTTTCCATTCGCCAGTGTCAGGAATTGTTGAGCAGTTTGTTAATATCCCTGGATGCCTGTTTACC GTCAATCCCATTGCTGTAAATAGCAAGTACTGTAATGTCTTCACAGAGAATAAGCGAGTTGTTTCAATAATTGAAACAGTAGATTTTGGAAAG GTGGCATTTGTTGCAATAGGAGCTACAATGGTTGGTAGCATTACTTTCACAAAGACACATGGCGACTATGTCAAGAAGGGAGACGAG TTTGGACATTTCTCTTTTGGTGGAAGCACTGTAATTTGTGTTTTTGAAAAG GATTCAATTGCAATTGATGAAGACCTTCTATCAAATAGCGCCAGATCACTGGAGACTTTGGTTACTATGGGGATGAGATTGGGTGTCTCCACGAGGAATCTGTCTTAA
- the LOC127115308 gene encoding uncharacterized protein LOC127115308 → MFRKFQKEGRKKDGKVMFLIHQCVDPNVFEKTTKEETTKGMWDKLKSLYDRDEKLKRVKLQTLRKQFEMSRVKEDEQVSKCFSHVVLLTNQMKLCGDSISDLQKIEKVLKSLTANFDYIVVSIEESKNLIEMKLEELQASLEAHEMRLK, encoded by the coding sequence ATGTTCAGAAAGTTTCAAAAGGAAGGAAgaaagaaagatggaaaagttaTGTTCTTGATTCACCAGTGTGTGGATCCTAATGTGTTCGAGAAGACAACTAAAGAAGAAACAACCAAAGGAATGTGGGACAAGTTGAAGAGCTTGTACGACAGAGATGAAAAGCTAAAAAGGGTGAAGTTGCAGACGTTGAGAAAGCAATTTGAGATGTCTCGGGTGAAGGAAGATGAACAAGTCTCTAAATGCTTTTCACATGTGGTACTGTTAACAAATCAGATGAAATTGTGTGGTGACTCAATCAGTGATTTGCAAAAGATTGAGAAAGTGTTGAAATCGCTGACTGCAAATTTTGATTATATTGTAGTGTCAATTGAAGAGTCAAAGAACCTAATTGAGATGAAGTTAGAAGAACTTCAAGCTTCATTAGAGGCTCATGAGATGAGGCTGAAATAG
- the LOC127084979 gene encoding 60S ribosomal protein L44, translating to MVNVPKTKKTYCKNKECKKHTLHKVTQYKKGKDSIAAQGKRRYDRKQSGYGGQTKPVFHKKAKTTKKIVLRLQCQGCKHVSQHAIKRCKHFEIGGDKKGKGTSLF from the exons ATG GTTAACGTTCCGAAGACCAAGAAGACCTACTGCAAGAACAAGGAATGCAAGAAGCACACACTCCACAAAGTTACCCAATACAAGAAGGGTAAGGACAGTATCGCCGCTCAAGGGAAACGTCGTTACGATCGGAAACAGTCCGGTTATGGTGGTCAGACTAAGCCTGTCTTCCACAAGAAG GCTAAAACCACTAAGAAAATTGTTCTGAGGTTGCAATGCCAGGGATGCAAACATGTCTCTCAACATGCCATCAAG AGGTGCAAGCATTTTGAGATTGGTGGAGACAAGAAAGGAAAAGGAACATCACTCTTCTAG